In a genomic window of Methanobacterium sp.:
- a CDS encoding iron ABC transporter permease, with the protein MSFKDKTVTSYKSYVRNKVYIGIFLVLALIIAVICSIKVGAANLSVYDIINALINGQADGALIIWNIRIPRILAAIIAGCCMGIEGCIMQNVLRNPLASPFTMGITQGAAFGAAFAIIVLGAGTLHSTQADAVIVNNPYLTVFAAFLGAIIGVSIILLIARARGITPEAMILAGVAMSSLFIAGMQFLQYFASDTQVAATVFWTFGDVGRAMWNDVWIMFVLLIPALIYFMYHAWDYNSLESGEETAKGLGVNTDRIRLHGMLISSFTAAVTVAFLGVIGFVGLIAPHIMRRIIGNDHRFLIPTAAILGALILLVSDTVARAVLSPIILPVGIITSFLGAPLFFYIIIKMRR; encoded by the coding sequence TTGAGCTTTAAAGATAAAACAGTAACAAGTTATAAATCTTATGTAAGAAATAAAGTATATATTGGAATTTTTTTAGTTCTGGCTTTGATTATAGCAGTAATTTGCTCGATTAAAGTGGGTGCTGCAAATTTATCCGTCTATGATATAATTAATGCTTTAATTAACGGGCAGGCAGATGGAGCTTTGATTATCTGGAATATCCGTATTCCAAGAATTCTCGCTGCTATAATAGCAGGATGCTGTATGGGTATTGAAGGATGTATAATGCAGAATGTTCTTAGAAATCCATTAGCAAGCCCTTTTACAATGGGAATTACACAAGGAGCGGCTTTTGGAGCTGCATTTGCCATTATAGTTTTAGGTGCTGGAACCTTGCACAGTACACAGGCTGATGCTGTCATTGTAAATAACCCATATCTCACGGTTTTTGCAGCATTTTTAGGAGCAATAATTGGAGTTAGTATAATCCTTTTAATAGCCAGGGCTCGAGGCATAACACCCGAAGCGATGATACTTGCAGGGGTGGCTATGAGTTCCCTGTTCATTGCAGGAATGCAGTTTTTACAGTATTTTGCATCAGATACACAGGTTGCAGCCACAGTATTTTGGACCTTTGGAGATGTTGGAAGGGCAATGTGGAACGACGTCTGGATCATGTTTGTACTCCTGATACCCGCTTTGATATATTTCATGTATCATGCATGGGATTATAATAGTCTTGAAAGCGGTGAAGAAACTGCAAAGGGATTAGGAGTCAATACAGATAGAATAAGGCTGCATGGGATGCTGATTTCTTCATTTACAGCAGCAGTGACTGTAGCATTTCTTGGAGTTATTGGTTTTGTGGGATTGATAGCTCCACATATCATGAGAAGAATTATCGGAAATGATCACAGGTTTTTAATCCCAACAGCAGCTATTCTCGGTGCTTTAATACTGTTAGTGTCTGATACAGTTGCAAGGGCGGTACTATCTCCAATTATATTACCAGTAGGTATTATAACTTCATTTTTAGGGGCGCCACTGTTCTTTTATATAATAATAAAAATGAGGCGGTAA
- a CDS encoding ABC transporter ATP-binding protein, which yields MILSVDKVEFSYGNVTVLKDVNFKVKKGDLVSILGVNGSGKSTLMKCINRILKFNRGMIIVEDKDIKEMKEIEIARKMGYVPQKSEAGFFTVFDAVLLGRKPYIKWDVSKRDIELTEKILKLMNLEEYALRYINELSGGELQKVVIARALVQEPQILLLDEPTSGLDLKNQLEVMKIIREVSSTQNIASIVVMHDINLALRYSDKFIILKDGQVFTTGGREVITSDIIMETYGVDVHVKNFGGVPLVIPKSQ from the coding sequence ATGATTCTTTCGGTGGATAAAGTTGAATTTTCTTATGGGAACGTGACAGTACTCAAAGATGTAAACTTTAAGGTTAAAAAGGGCGATCTTGTTTCAATATTGGGAGTTAATGGTTCAGGCAAGTCCACTTTAATGAAATGTATAAACAGAATCCTGAAATTTAACAGAGGAATGATCATTGTCGAGGATAAAGACATAAAGGAAATGAAAGAAATTGAAATTGCAAGAAAAATGGGTTACGTACCTCAAAAATCAGAAGCAGGATTTTTCACGGTTTTTGATGCGGTTCTCCTTGGTAGAAAGCCTTACATAAAGTGGGATGTTTCTAAGAGAGATATAGAACTAACAGAAAAAATATTGAAGCTTATGAATCTTGAAGAGTACGCATTACGATACATAAACGAGTTAAGTGGTGGAGAACTTCAAAAAGTGGTTATAGCAAGGGCATTAGTTCAAGAACCCCAAATTTTACTTTTAGATGAACCTACAAGCGGTCTTGACTTGAAAAATCAGCTGGAAGTAATGAAAATTATAAGGGAAGTATCAAGTACGCAGAATATTGCTTCAATTGTTGTAATGCATGATATAAATCTCGCCCTTAGATATTCTGACAAATTTATAATATTAAAGGATGGCCAGGTATTTACTACGGGTGGAAGAGAAGTTATAACATCGGATATTATAATGGAAACCTATGGTGTTGATGTGCATGTTAAAAACTTTGGGGGAGTTCCACTGGTTATCCCTAAGTCTCAATGA
- a CDS encoding ATP-dependent DNA helicase, with product MDDSFFCSECKMIKQRCICSRDDKKNGKRATGISKKLIKKLKEENPHIESSVIENFPFKEPREGQLQIISKIKNAIDEGFKYIVLEAGTGTGKSAIATTLARIYEPAYILTMTKQLQSQYAREFYYNLVKGRGNFSCKSANLEASCDTGVCQTTPQSRKFSCEHGISKKETDQTHFAFEDSGGFPYYFKSLDKCNYWEQKADAINSDITLMNYDYALLELNYVRHFSKRTFMVLDEAHNIENKLMSRMEVNLLNERLEKDIKKTIPPQMLSYEDPEEWIIFIEILYNAYKEINTKNLPKNKADRILSTRFRLGELLNNLEDNPENWVVDPAQGRVSFKPLKVNSYAKNMLFKHADICLLMSATILDHRLFCKWLGIDYNEAYSIKVRSNFPPSRRPVYIKPVGNMSKRSIKFTAPKTIPILKKIIEHHKREKGLIHTHNYKCQKYIMGHLDNPRLMGHTPLNREMKLMQFENTNKPMVLVSPSMSEGVDLPYEKCQFQVIYKIPFPYLGDKQINSRRKQDPKWYAYKTIMTLIQAYGRGMRAEDDFCATYILDGNVNMLFNNPLYKALLPRNFKEAIDAQEDWMVEDKIPKEEPKNES from the coding sequence ATGGATGACAGCTTTTTTTGCAGCGAATGTAAAATGATAAAACAACGATGTATCTGCTCAAGGGATGATAAAAAAAATGGTAAAAGAGCTACAGGAATATCTAAAAAACTCATTAAAAAGCTTAAAGAAGAAAATCCTCACATAGAATCTTCTGTAATTGAAAACTTTCCCTTTAAAGAGCCAAGGGAAGGACAGCTCCAGATAATATCAAAAATTAAAAATGCAATAGATGAGGGATTTAAATACATCGTACTTGAAGCAGGAACCGGAACTGGAAAATCAGCCATAGCAACTACCCTGGCAAGGATTTACGAGCCTGCATATATCCTTACAATGACCAAACAGCTCCAATCACAGTATGCCCGTGAATTCTACTATAATCTGGTAAAAGGCAGGGGAAATTTTTCATGCAAATCTGCAAATTTAGAGGCAAGCTGCGATACAGGAGTATGTCAGACAACACCACAATCACGTAAATTCTCCTGTGAACATGGAATATCAAAAAAGGAAACTGACCAAACCCATTTTGCATTCGAAGATAGCGGAGGTTTTCCCTATTACTTCAAATCACTTGATAAATGCAACTACTGGGAACAGAAAGCTGATGCCATTAACAGTGATATAACTCTGATGAATTATGACTATGCGCTTCTTGAACTTAACTATGTTCGGCATTTCTCAAAGAGAACTTTCATGGTACTTGATGAAGCTCATAACATCGAAAATAAGCTCATGAGTCGAATGGAGGTTAATTTACTTAACGAAAGACTGGAAAAGGACATTAAAAAAACAATACCGCCCCAGATGCTCAGTTATGAAGACCCTGAAGAATGGATTATTTTTATAGAAATCCTCTACAATGCCTATAAAGAGATCAACACCAAAAATCTGCCTAAAAATAAGGCAGATAGAATATTAAGCACCAGATTCAGATTAGGCGAACTATTGAATAACCTGGAAGATAATCCTGAAAACTGGGTTGTGGATCCAGCTCAAGGAAGGGTTTCTTTTAAGCCTTTGAAGGTCAATTCCTATGCAAAGAACATGTTGTTTAAACACGCAGATATATGCCTTCTTATGAGTGCAACAATCCTGGACCATAGATTATTCTGTAAATGGCTTGGAATTGATTATAATGAAGCTTATTCCATTAAAGTAAGGAGCAATTTTCCCCCATCAAGACGTCCTGTTTATATAAAACCTGTGGGAAACATGTCCAAGCGTTCTATAAAATTTACGGCACCTAAAACTATTCCAATCCTTAAAAAAATCATAGAACATCATAAAAGAGAAAAAGGACTGATTCACACCCACAATTATAAGTGCCAGAAATATATAATGGGCCATTTGGACAACCCACGTCTTATGGGCCATACTCCCCTAAACAGAGAAATGAAATTAATGCAGTTTGAAAATACAAACAAACCTATGGTCCTGGTAAGTCCTTCGATGAGTGAAGGCGTGGATCTGCCCTACGAAAAGTGCCAGTTTCAGGTAATTTACAAAATACCCTTCCCTTACCTTGGAGATAAGCAGATAAATAGCAGGAGAAAACAGGATCCTAAATGGTACGCTTATAAAACAATTATGACTCTTATTCAAGCTTATGGGCGTGGAATGCGTGCAGAAGACGATTTTTGCGCTACTTACATCCTTGACGGGAACGTGAACATGTTGTTTAATAATCCACTTTACAAGGCGCTTTTACCGCGTAACTTTAAGGAAGCCATCGATGCTCAGGAAGACTGGATGGTTGAGGATAAAATTCCTAAAGAAGAACCTAAAAATGAAAGTTAA
- the cobI gene encoding precorrin-2 C(20)-methyltransferase: protein MKKGKFIGVGVGPGEPDLLTVKAVKTLHDVDVICAPRSKESKPSLALSIVQTVLDDRKDDYETLEPLFPMIEDEISLQKYWDDAAALIATKLDAGLDVAFITLGDPTVYSTFSYVFKRIKGLEYETLIIPGVTSFTGCAASANIPLAEKDEIIVVVPKVDERLSKILEHGDTFVIMKTSRHSDLLKDAVNKDEREKEVVSVQNCSMKDEAVFNGFAGNKKYLSTTIVKFKAKK from the coding sequence ATGAAAAAAGGCAAATTTATAGGTGTTGGCGTTGGTCCAGGAGAGCCTGATCTTTTAACAGTTAAAGCTGTTAAGACATTGCATGATGTGGATGTTATATGCGCGCCAAGATCAAAGGAATCAAAGCCGAGTTTAGCATTATCTATTGTACAGACTGTATTGGATGATCGAAAAGATGATTATGAAACATTAGAACCACTTTTTCCAATGATTGAGGATGAAATATCCCTTCAAAAGTATTGGGATGATGCTGCAGCTCTTATAGCGACGAAATTAGATGCTGGACTGGATGTAGCTTTCATAACCTTGGGGGATCCAACAGTTTACAGTACATTTTCTTATGTTTTTAAAAGAATTAAAGGTCTTGAATATGAAACATTGATAATTCCAGGGGTCACGTCTTTTACTGGATGTGCTGCAAGTGCTAATATTCCTTTAGCTGAAAAAGACGAGATTATTGTAGTAGTTCCCAAAGTAGATGAAAGATTATCCAAGATTTTAGAACATGGAGATACCTTTGTTATAATGAAGACGTCGAGGCATTCAGATTTACTAAAAGACGCTGTTAATAAGGATGAAAGGGAGAAAGAAGTAGTATCGGTTCAAAACTGCAGTATGAAAGATGAAGCTGTTTTTAATGGGTTTGCAGGTAATAAAAAGTATCTTTCAACTACAATAGTGAAATTCAAAGCCAAAAAATGA
- a CDS encoding V4R domain-containing protein, translated as MDKGKISKKKVSAKLFSTPEGVSVIKSPMKTQILTLLGENEMSFDRIVEHTGRSKSTVSEHLQSLVDHKIIDYRQDPEDRRRKIFYIKSRYLGDISPLKELETGAEKYFSGISDYRDPFEFFRLMFRTIRVALLKEGINIDPLLHQAGIKVGETVYKELEAHDIDKFIQNIAEFWEGNKLGRVEVKSRKPLIINAYDCFECEDLPKIGRSACAFDSGVLEAIFSRYFGHDMHAEEVKCYAKGDKYCCFVIKEKTPEK; from the coding sequence ATGGATAAAGGAAAAATTTCAAAAAAGAAAGTCAGTGCAAAACTTTTCTCCACACCAGAAGGCGTGAGTGTAATAAAAAGCCCTATGAAGACTCAAATATTAACTCTACTTGGGGAAAATGAAATGAGTTTTGATCGCATCGTGGAACACACCGGCAGATCCAAATCCACCGTTTCAGAACACCTCCAATCCCTGGTAGACCACAAAATAATCGATTACAGACAGGATCCAGAAGATCGTCGAAGAAAAATATTCTATATCAAATCACGATACTTAGGAGATATATCTCCTTTAAAAGAGCTGGAGACCGGTGCAGAAAAATATTTTTCAGGAATCTCTGACTACAGGGATCCATTTGAATTTTTCAGACTCATGTTCAGGACAATCAGAGTTGCCCTCTTAAAAGAAGGCATCAATATAGACCCACTATTACATCAAGCAGGTATAAAAGTAGGGGAAACTGTTTATAAAGAGTTAGAAGCACATGATATTGATAAATTCATTCAAAACATTGCAGAGTTCTGGGAAGGTAATAAATTAGGACGAGTTGAAGTTAAAAGTCGCAAGCCTCTGATTATAAATGCTTATGATTGTTTTGAATGTGAAGACCTCCCAAAAATTGGAAGGTCTGCCTGTGCATTTGATTCCGGAGTTTTGGAAGCTATTTTTTCCAGGTATTTTGGCCATGACATGCACGCTGAAGAAGTTAAGTGCTATGCCAAGGGCGATAAATACTGCTGTTTTGTTATAAAAGAGAAAACCCCTGAAAAATAG